CGCCCGTCCTGGTGCTCGAGGGGACGAGCACGGACGCGTCCGGGGATCCGGTCGAGGTGTTCCGCACCTGGCACCGGGCCGACCGCTTCGTCTTCGACATCGACGTCCTGACGGGCGACGGGGAGCCGGCGCCTCCGACGCGCCCGGCCGCCGCCGACGACCCGGCCGGGTCGTCCGACCCGGTCGTCGAGGCGCCGTCGTCCTCCCCGGACGCAAGCTCCGACGACGCCGCCCTCGCCGCGCGCGCGCTCGCCCTCTCCCGCGAGCTGGCGGACCTGGCGCGCCGCCTGCGCTGACGCCGACCGCGCGTCGCGCGTCGACCGTCGGCGGGACGCGCGGCGCCGACCGCACCGGACGCCCGTCCGCGGCCCCGGGAGGGCAGCCGCGGCCACGCGCGCCGGCGCGCGCACGTGAGTCCACCGGTCCCGCCGCGTGCCGATCATCCCCAGGGCCCGCCGCTGGGGAGAGCGGCGGCGACCGGCGGGGCGCCGACCCGTAACGTCCTGCGGCATCCCCGTCGGCGCTCGCCGCCGGCATCCCCTCACCTCGAACAGAGAGATGACCCATGTCCGTCATGCCCTCCCCGCTCCGCCGCCCCGCGGCCGTCGCCGCCCTCGCGCTGGTCGCGACCCTCGCGATCCCCACCGCCGCCGAGGCCCACGCGCCCGTCCACCGCCCGGCCGCCCCGCACGCGAGCCCCGCCCACCACCACGCCCCGTTCGCCGTGCGCACCACGGTCGTCCCGAGGACGGCCGTCACGGCGTTCGGCGGCGGCGTGATCTACGAGCCCCAGGCCACCGGCAAGCCCGTCCTCGGCGCGGTCGTCATCACGCCCGGCTTCACGGACACGAACGCCGACGAGAAGGAGATGGCGGAGCTCGTCGCCTCGCAGGGCTTCGTCGCGTTCGCGATCGACACGCTCGACGTGGGCGACCTCCCCGACCAGCGCGCCACCGAGATCCTCGCGGCGGCCGACTACCTCACCGGGCAGAGCGCGGTGAAGTCCCAGGTCTCCGCGAAGGACCTCGCCTTCATCGGGTACTCGATGGGCGGCGGCGGCACCTTCCAGGCCGCGCAGGCGCGCCCGTCGGTCAAGGCCGCGATCGGGCTCATGCCCTTCGACATCCCCGACGCGAACGACCCGAACGCGACGAC
This is a stretch of genomic DNA from Clavibacter zhangzhiyongii. It encodes these proteins:
- a CDS encoding dienelactone hydrolase family protein, which translates into the protein MSVMPSPLRRPAAVAALALVATLAIPTAAEAHAPVHRPAAPHASPAHHHAPFAVRTTVVPRTAVTAFGGGVIYEPQATGKPVLGAVVITPGFTDTNADEKEMAELVASQGFVAFAIDTLDVGDLPDQRATEILAAADYLTGQSAVKSQVSAKDLAFIGYSMGGGGTFQAAQARPSVKAAIGLMPFDIPDANDPNATTPSYPELTTPSLVITGQKDDVADPEYFGKPIYDSIPVGTPKQYLELTGLGHGAGEHVPAPTIRVAVTAFLKRYLDGNSAYAKYICPAPKVGGPISASLSSCPQG